The genomic region CGGCGACAGTCCCGGCTGCTGCGCAAAAAAAGCAATGGCAAGGCCGATCAGATAACCGCCGAGCAGATTTGCGGCCAGGGTTCCCATGGGCAGCGTCGGAAATACCGGGTTCAACCACAGCCCCAGCCCCCAGCGCAGCCATGCACCAAGCGCCGCACCTATACCTATGGCAATAAAAGCTGAAATACCCATCACATTTTACAAATCGGATCGTTGTTGGGATGTAACGCGCTGGATGCTAGGTTAGCAAACAGGGCATCGATTTCCTCCAGACTGAAATGCGTCATCAGGCGATTGGCGATATCCGGCGAGACAGCTACCGTCGTGGTCCGGCCATCGGGCAAAGTCACACGGAAGCCGGCGACATGTTTTTCCAGCCCGCCCGCTTCCTCCTCAGTGAGCCGCATCTGCTCGTCCTGCAGGGAGTCATAAGTCGCTTCCAGTTCATGCATCAGCGCATCTGTGAGCTGGTTTTCCGGCACCGCAACCACCCAGCCGAAATGGTCATCCCGGACTGTACTGGCAAGTTGCAGGCTCTTCAGATACGCGACGAAGCGATCACGGATACCTGCATCAAAGAAAATAAAATCCAGCATGATTTATCGCTTCTTATCCTGCGGACGGTTTTGCGGCAGCTGCTCCGGTACCGGCAAACCCACCCATTTCAATATCGCTGCGACCTGGGAGGATTCCAGCTCCAGCATTTGTCCGCGCTTCACTCGCGGCGGCAGATTCACCATGCCGAAACGCACCCGGATCAGCCGGCTCACCATCATGCCCATTTTTTCGAACATACGCCGTACTTCGCGGTTACGGCCTTCCTTGATGATCACCTGATACCAGCGATTCGAGCCTTCGCCGCCCATCTCGGCAATGCGTTCAAAATACGCCATGCCGTCTTCCAGTTCGATGCCGGCAGTCATGCTCTTCATCTGCTCCTGACTTAACTCGCCCATGATGCGCACGGTGTATTCGCGTTCCACTTCAAAGCTTGGATGCATCAGACGGTTGGCGAGTTCGCCACTGGTAGTAAAAATCAGCAATCCCTCGGTATTGAAATCCAGCCGGCCTATCGCCACCCACTTGCCGTTACGTACCCGGGGCAACGCATCGAACACGGTTTTACGCGCTTTGGGATCGTCGCGGCTGACTATTTCGCCTTCCTGCTTGTGGTAAATCAGCACACGTGGCAGTTCGACGTCAAAACCCAGTTTCACCGGGCGCTTATCCACCAGCACCCTGTCACCCGGCGAGACGCGCTCGCCCAAAGCGGCTGTAATCCCGTTGACCGACACACGCCCTGCAGTAATCCAGGTTTCCATCTCGCGTCGCGAACCCAGGCCGGCAGCGGCCAGCATTTTCTGCAGCTTTTGTGCGCCGGCGTGTGTTTCGTTTGCTTCCGGCGCAGCCGCAGGCGCTTCAGCTGCATGACGGCGCGGCGCTTCTGCCTTCTGTCTGCGCTCACCCAACGGCGCCTTTATATCTTTGGAAAATTTCGGCTCGGCGAGGGTGGCAGCAGGTTTACGCGAACGGCGTATAGGAGAAGCGGGCATAATCTATCCAGGTTATTGCATATAATTCATGATTATACTGCAAAAGCTAGCTTTCCTCGGTTAAATCCAGCTGCGCAGTATGTGGATTGGGGGCCACCAGATTGCCCAGTTCAACCAGTGGCGGCAACTCGTCGAGCGCGCGCAAATTCAAATCGCTGAGCAATTGCGTGGTGGTCACATACAACGCCGGGCGGCCCGGCACTTCGCGATGCCCTACGGTTTTGATCCAGTCGCGCTGCTCGAGAGTCTTGATAATTTGCGTATTGACCGCAACACCCCGGATTTCTTCTATATCGCCGCGAGTTACCGGCTGTTTATAGGCGATTATCGCCAGCGTTTCCATCACTGCACGCGAATATCTGGGCGGCTTTTCCGGGTTAATGCGTTGCAGGTAACACTGATATTCCCGCCGCGTCTGAAAACGCCAGCCATCCGCGATCGTAACCAGCTCCAGCCCCCGGTTTTGCCATTCGTCGCGCAATTCGGCCAAGGCCCGACGCAGCATATCCGCTCCCAGCTCTTCGTCAAATGCGCCGCGCATCTGTTCCAGCGTAAGCGGCTCGGTGCTGGCGAACAGCAACGTTTCCAGTACGACTTTCAATTCGGCAATGTGCTTAATCGGCATGGGCTAAACGGACATAAATCGGCGCAAAATTCTGGTTCTGGGTAATTTCCACACGGCGTTCGCGGGCGAGTTCCAGCATGGCCAGGAATTTTACCACCAAGTGCGACACGCCCAGCTCCACTTCAAACAACGTAGTGAATTCCATAAACAGATCGCCCTGCAGCGCATTCAGTATTTGCCCCATCGCTTCGCGCACTGACAGCTCCTGGCGCCCTACCGTATGATTGCGCCGCGTGCCGGCACGGGCGAGCAAGCCCAGCCAGGCTTCTCGCAAATCCTCAGTGGAAATCTGCGGCAGCAATCTTTCGGCCTGTTCCTGCCAGACGCTTACCGCAAAAAAATCGCGATCGACCCGTGGCAGCTCGTCAAGCAGTTCGGCAGCCAGTTTCATTTGCTCGTACTCCAGCAAGCGTCGCACCAGCTCGGCACGCGGATCGGTTCCTTCGTCATTTTCATCAGCCAGCACCGGCCGCGGCAGCAACATGCGCGATTTTATCTCGATCAGCAATGCGGCCATCAGCAGGTATTCCGCCGCCAGTTCAAGCTGTTGCTTGCGCATCATGGTCACATATTCCATGTACTGCGCCGTCAGTCTGGCCATCGGGATATCCAGTACATCCAGGGAATGGCGGCGGATCAGGTACAGCAACAAATCCAGCGGGCCTTCGAAGGCGCCCAGATACACCGCCAGTGCTTCTGGCGGTATGTATAAATCCTGCGGCAGTTCTGTCAGCGGCTCGCCGTTGACCAGCGCCAGCACTGCCTGCGTCTCGATAACGTCGGGCGTCACGGCTGCACTACCACGCAGTTACGTCCCTGCGCCTTGGCATGATAAAGCGCGACATCCGCGTCGTGAATCAGCTGCCTGCCGATGCCGGTTTCATCCGATCCGTCATCCTCTATCGCAGCACCGGCCACGCCGATCGAAATAGTCAATGACAACGGCTCGTCCAGATTCTCGCAAAAAACATGGCTGCCGATGGCTCGCAAAATCCGGTGGGCGATTTCACTCGCAATTTCATGGTCCGCTCCAGGCAGCAGCGCGACGAACTCTTCGCCGCCATAGCGCGCGAAACTGTCACTGCCGCGCAATACGGACTGAATGACCTGGGCTGCCTGCTGCAGCACCATATCACCCACCGGATGTCCCCAGCGATCGTTAATTCGCTTGAAATGATCGAGGTCGAACATCATGGCTGCCAATGGCTGCTTGTGGCGCACCGCATGACTCACCGCCTCTTTTAACCGCGCGTCGAAATAGCGCCGGTTATTGACCTGCGTTAACGCATCGGTCAGCCCGAAACGCTCCAGCTTGTCGAAATACAATGAGTTTTCCAGACACATCACCAGAAACGCGGTCAGGCGCTCCAGAAAGTAAGTGCCGTTTGTCGCCCGGAAACGATTGCCGTCACGACTGGCCAGATGCAGGCCGCCCATCAGATTGCCCTGCCGCACCAATGGCAATAACGCCACCGAAGCCAATCGGTCGCTCCCGAACAATTCGCCATGAAAATCGGCCTGATATATTCCCAGACGGGGACGCAATGGCGGATGATAAAACCCGCGCAATTGGGATTTATGCGCGGCCAGCACCAGTCCCTTTTCGCAGAAAGCCGGCAAATGCGTATCGCCCAATACGCGCGCCCACTCCCCGCTTTCATCCAGCAACCACAAACGCACTTCATCGAGCTCGAAATCCCGCGGGAAATCGTGCAATACGATATTCACCAGTTGCGATAGCCCGCGCGTCTCCATCAATCGCTGCTCCAGTTGCCCGAAGCGCAGCAGTTTCTTTTCGTTCTTGCGCGCCTCAGTCAATAATGTATCAAGCTGCTCGCGCAATGGTTCGGTTTGCAAGTGCCATTCCCCTTTATGAGCATTGCCAAAAAATAATAAATCACCTGATGCCGAATACCAGAAGCGCCTTTAGCAGACGATATTCCGATGATATTTATCAGATAATCGCCAAAAAATGCAGTCCCGGCCAGTGCAGATTTATATTGTTGGCGGTGCTTCAAACTTATTCGTGATATTACACATCTCGGCTCAATATCGCTATTTTAACGTCTGAATCGCGTTGTGAGTTTTCTACATTCAGGTTATCGGGTAAACTCACAAAATTATGATTATTGTTTAGCATACTCAACAGGTAAAAAACATGCTCACAGGCAGTTTAGTCGCGATTGTTACCCCGATGTTTGAAGATGGCAGCCTCGATCTCGCAAGCTTGCGCGCTCTGGTCGACTGGCATATCGCGCAAAAAACCGACGGCATCGTCGTCGTGGGCACAACCGGCGAATCCCCGACCGTCAATCCGGAAGAGCACTGCTCGCTCATCCGCACCGTGGTCGAACACACTGCCGGACGCGTACCGGTCATTGCGGGCACTGGCGCCAATTCAACTTCGGAAGCCATTGAACTCACGCGCTGCGCGCTGTCCGCTGGCGCAGATTACGGCCTCTCGGTCGCCCCGTATTACAACAAGCCCGGACAGGAAGGCTTGTACCGCCATTTCAAAGCCATTGCGGAAGCAGTCGAGCTACCGCTCATGCTCTACAACGTGCCCGGTCGCACCGCAAGCGACATCAGCAACGATACCGCATTGCGTCTCGCGCAAATCCCCAACATTGTCGGCATCAAAGACGCCACCGGCAACATGGAACGCGCCACCGACCTGATCATGCGCGCCCCGAACGATTTCGCCCTCTATACCGGCGATGACGCCAGTGCACTGGCCTTCATGCTGCTGGGCGGACATGGCGTCATTTCCGTCACTGCCAATATCGCCCCCCTGTCCATGCACGAAATGTGTGTCGCGGCATTTAACGGCGAGATCCAGCGCGGACGGGAAATCAATCACACGCTATTCGGCCTGCACCGCAAATTATTCGTGGAAGCCAACCCCATCCCCGTCAAATGGGCCCTGGCGGAAATGGGACGGATCAAATCCGGTATCCGCTTGCCGCTTACAGAACTTTCCGCTGAACACCACGACATTTTACGCGCAGCCTTGCGCCAAGCTCATGCTATTTAAGGACTTATCAATGAAACGCACACCTTTATCAATCGCCCTCATTTGCGCTGGCGTTATCGTTAGCTTAGGCGGATGCAGTTCACTCGATATTCTGGAAACAAAAAAGATCGACTACAAGTCGGCAGGCAAGATCCCTACACTGGAAGTTCCTCCCGACTTGACCACGCCAACTACCGATAACCGCTATCAGGTTCCGGATCTTAATCCGGGCGGCAGCGCCACCTATTCGGCATACAACGCTGAACGCGGCGACAAGGCGAGCGCCGGCAGCGACGTATTGCCGACCCAGAACAAAGTTCGTCTGGAACGCGCAGGTAGCGAACGCTGGTTGGTAGTGGATGAATCCCCGGATAAAGTCTGGCCGATTCTGAAGGAATTCTGGCAAGAAAACGGTTTCATCCTGAATGAGGATCAGCCCGCCACCGGTATCATGGAAACCGAATGGGCAGAAAACCGCGCCAAAATTCCGCAGGATTTTATCCGCAAGACGATAGGCAAAGTTCTGGATGGCCTGTATTCGACCGGCGAACGGGATAAATTCCGTACCCGTATCGAACGCAATCCAAAAAATCCCAATGAAACGGAAATTTACATCAGTCATCGCGGCATGGTCGAAGTCTATGACGGCAGCGACAGCAAGCACACCGTGTGGCAGCCGCGCCCGGCCGATCCGAGCCTGGAAGCCGAGATGCTCAGCCGCCTGATGGTACGCCTCGGTGTAGAGAAAGCCCGAGCAGACGCCATGCTGGCGGAAAAGAGCCAGGGCGACCGGGCCCAGATCAGCAAATCCAGCGATGGCAACATGATGCTCACCGACAACGAATCGTTCGATCGCGCCTGGCGTCGTGTCGGTCTGGCGCTGGATCGCGTCGGCTTCACCGTGGTTGACCGTGATCGTGCCAAAGGCGTTTATTACGTACGTTACGTCGATCCCGAGCAGGATAATCAGACCGGCAAGAACAAGGGTTTCTTCAGCAAGCTCGCCTTCTGGAAGAGCAGCAGCAAGACCAACACCGAACAGTACCAGGTGGAATTATCAGAAAATCCGTCTGCAACCGGTACCGCTGTCCGCGTGCTCAGCGCAAAAGGCGAACCGGCACAACCGGAAACTGCCAACAAAATCATCAAGCTGTTATTGGAACAGCTTAAATAGGCAGCAATGCGTTTTGCCAGCCTGGGCAGCGGTAGCGAAGGCAATGCGCTGGTCGTAGAAGTCAAGCATACCCGCATCATGCTCGATTGCGGTTTCGGCTTGCGCGAAACCGCAAGTCGCCTCGCCGGGAAAGCACTGCAACCGGACGACATCGACGCCATTGTGATTACCCATGAACACGGTGACCACATTGGTGGTGCCGCACGTTTCGCGCGCAAATACAAAGTGCCGCTATGGATGACGCACGGCACATTCAGCGTGTTTCGCCGGCAATGCGAGCAGTTGCCTGAAGTGCAGCTCTTCGATAGCCACCAGAACTTCAGCATAGGCGACATTGCGCTCACTCCCTTCCCTGTACCTCACGATGCCCGCGAGCCGGCACAGTTTGTGTTCAGTGACGGCGTACACAGACTGGGCGTACTTACCGATGCCGGCGCCTCCACCGCACATATTGAAACCATGCTCAGCGGCTGTGACGCACTGGTGCTGGAATGCAATCATGACAGCGAGTTGCTGAAAAACAGCAGTTATCCGCCAGGTTTGAAAAAACGCATCGCCGGCCTGTTCGGCCATCTGGACAATCAGGCAGCTGCCGCATTGCTCGCCAAGCTGGACACCAGTCGTCTGCAGCATCTGATTGCGGCCCATCTCTCCAAACACAACAACACACCGGCACTTGCACTCGGCGGTCTTGCCGGCGTTCTGCGGTGCACTCCGGACTGGCTTGATTATGCCAAACAGGAAGACGGGTTTTGCTGGCGACAACTCACTTAAGCGACGAACGCGCTTGCCGAAAATGCTTTCTCACGCTAAAGTGATGTACGTTTCTGGTCTGAGGGAGTACACGTGTGTTAGCAATTATTGAAGCGGCGGGCTGGCCGATCTGGCCGTTGGTTTTAGCCTCTGTATTATCTGTAGCCATCATTATCGAACGTTTCATTTCGTTACGCGCGACCGAAGTCACTCCCAAGGGTTTATTGGAAAAAACCGTGCAGGCCTACCGCCAGCAAGGCGCGAACGGCGACATGCTCAATCAGCTGGCACAAAGCTCACCGCTGGGACGGATTTTTGCTGCCGGTTTGCGCAATGCGAAGAATTCGCGCGAAATCATGAAAGAATCCATTGAAGAAGCCGGCCGCGGCGCCGTCCACGAGCTGGAACGTTTTCTGCCTGCGCTGGGCACCATCGCTTCGGTTGCACCATTACTCGGCTTGCTCGGCACCGTCATCGGCATGGTGGAAATCTTTGGCGCACAGACTCCTTCCGGCGGCAATCCTGCCGTACTTGCGCACGGCATTTCCGTGGCACTGTATAACACCGCATTCGGTCTGATCGTGGCCATCCCCAGTTTGATCTTTTATCGTTTCTTCCGTACCCGCGTCGATTCCCTGGTTGTAGAAATGGAACAGGAAGCTGTTAAACTGGTCGAAATTGTGCATGGCGAACGCCAATAAACAGGATCAACATGAATTTCCAGCATCGACACACTCAGGAAGAACCCGAGATCAACCTCATTCCGATGATAGACGTATTGCTTGTGGTATTGATTTTCCTGATGGTAACCACAACCTACGCCAAATTTTCCGAGCTGCAAATCAACCTGCCTCAGGCAACAGGCGATGTGTCCAAGGAAAAGCCGTCGCAAATCACTGTTTCCGTCGATGCGGTCGGCAATTATGAAGTCAATAACGCTGCAGTCACTTTCTCCACTGTCAGCAATCTGGCACAAGTATTGAAGCAGGCTGCAAAGGGTTCGCCTGATACAGTCATTATCATCAATGCCGACGCCAAAGCGACTCATCAATCGGTTATTAATGTAATGGAAGCCGGTCGTGAAGCCGGACTCACCCGTATTACCTTTGCCACACAAAAAGGCAATTAAACCCCATGCCTCGCTTTTCGCGAGGCACTCTCTACCATAACTGCTATGAGCACTTGGAAAGACCCGTTTGGCAGCAACCGCCTAGGTTTATGGCTAGCTGACCGTCACGACCGCAAAAACAAGCAGATTTCGCGCATTGTCGCGCGCTGGGGCTGGCTAAAACCCATGGGCGACCGCGGCAAGGTCGTCTGGGTCATGGCTGGCGCCAGTGCGGACAGCGTACGTCTGGCTGTTGAACTGGTACGCGCCATTCGGGAAAAACGTCTGGATATTCGGCTGGTGCTGACCTTCGAAAAGGAATACGCCGACATTCTCTCCCTGCTCGACGATTGCGATAAAACCGGCTGGGGTTATGCGCCTTGCGATCATCCGCGTGCCTTGACCCGTGCCATGCAACGGATTGAACCATTCGGCATTATCGCGGTAGGCACCCAGCCGCAGCTCAACCTGAGCAAGCTGCTGGACCAGCACCAGCACGTATTGGTCGTCAATCCGCCGCAGCCGGTCACCTTTCATTGCGAACGCGTCTATAACGGCATATCCCTGCACGACAGCGACGAGCCCGGGGCGATGGCCGACATGCGCGCCATCCTGGCGCAAGCGCAGATCGATCCCAATTTCAAATCGCTGGTCAATCATGGCGCAGAACGCCATTTATGGTGGCTGCACGGCGTCTCGGCAGAAGAGAGCGCCGCTATCGCCAGACAGCTGTTTGCGCACGCACCTGAGGATGTAATCTTTGTCAGCGGCGAACGCGCGAATGACACGCACCTGCAAATCAGCCAATGGGACCGCACCCCTATTCCTGGCAGCCGCATAGTTTGGGTGGACGAAGAAAAATGGCTGCCAGCCATTTCCGCAGCGGTTACCGCCACCCACCTCGCCGAGATTCATCCGGTAACTTTGTGGCAAGCCATGGCCGGCGGCGCAGCGATCTCATGCCCCGACCACAGCAAACTCCCCAAAGCGGAGCTGCATGCTGCCATTACGGCATGTACGGATCCGGTTGCTGCCTGGCAGAATTTTCGCGCCAATGTCATTCAGGCACGCCAGCATGGCGACATCGCACGACGCCTGTTCTGGCAGGAACGCCGTCTGGCGGAAACCATGAGCCAGGAACTGGTCGAGCGCATATTTGAATGGTAGCCTGGGTACAGCGCCAATGGCGCAGCACCACTCCGTGGCATGCGCTGCTCATCCCGTTATCCTGGCTATTCGCCATCCTCAGTGCACTTCGCCGCACCGGCTATACCAGCGGTCTGCTGCGGCGCCAGCATCTCGCCGTTCCCGTCATCATTATCGGCAATATCAGCGTCGGCGGCACCGGCAAGACCCCGCTCGTTATCTGGCTTGCCCAGCAGCTCGCAGCGCATGGCCGGCACCCCGGCATCATCAGCCGCGGCTATGGCGGCAACGCGGCCACCCCGCAGGCCGTCTCTGCGCACAGCAATGCCGCGATTGTCGGCGATGAGCCGCGCTTATTAGCGCAACGCCTGGCCTGCCCGGTCTGGATAGGGCGCAACCGTCCCGCTGCCGGACGCGCACTGCTGGCCGCACACCCCGAAGTTGACGTCATCCTCAGCGATGACGGATTACAGCACTACGCCCTGGCGCGGGATGTCGAAATCGCCGTAATCGATAGCTCCCGCGGCTTCGGCAATGCACGCCTGCTCCCTGCGGGCCCGTTACGCGAACCGCTCAACCGACTGCAGCAGGTGGATGCGGTGATCGTCAACCAGACCGGCGCATCTCACCCCGGCCTTCCGCCGTTGCAGCACGCTTATGCAATGCAGCTGGTCGGGCATCATTTCACCAATCTGAAGCACCCGAAACAGACTGCTGTCGCTGCCGATTTCAGCGATAGCCAAGTGCATGCGGTTGCCGGCATCGGTCACCCGCAACGTTTTTTTGATCAGCTCGATGCAATGGGGTTGCATGTCATTCCTCATGCTTTTGCCGATCACTATCAATATCAAGCGTCCGACCTCAATTTCCCCGGCATTATCATCATGACCGAGAAAGATGCGGTAAAATGTCAGGCTTTCGTGACTGAACATATGTGGGTATGGCCGGTGCAGGCACAGCTTGATCCGGAATTACTGCCGCGCCTGCTCGCCAAACTAGGAAATCATCATGGATAGCAAATTATTAGACATACTGGTATGCCCGATCTGCAAAGGCCCACTGGTGTATCACAAAGCAGTGCAGGAACTGATTTGCAAAGCCGACCGTCTGGCTTTCCCCATCCGCGACGACATTCCGGTAATGCTGGAAAGCGAAGCGCGCACGCTGGGCGAGGATGAAGTCGTTTAATGCAGTTCACCGTCATTATCCCTGCCCGCCACGCGTCCACACGACTGCCCGCCAAGCCGCTCGCCGACATACACGGCAAGCCGATGGTGGTGCGGGTTGCAGAACGCGCCGCGCTCAGCGATGCCGCTGCGGTCTGGGTGGCAGCAGATGACGAGCGCATCATCAATGCTGTTGCCGAACATGGCATCCAGAGCATTGCCACCTCGCCCGAGCACGCTTCGGGTACGGACAGGCTGGCGGAAGCGGTGATCCAGCTCGGCCTCGCCGACGACGTGATCGTGGTCAATGTGCAGGGCGACGAGCCACTGATCGCACCGGAGCTCATCCGTGCAGTCGCGGCCGATCTTGCTGCGCATCCCGAATCGGTGATGGCAACGGTGTGCCATCCGCTGCACGATTATGCCAGCATGATGAATCCGCACATGGTCAAAGTGGTGATGGACGACAATGGCCATGCCATGTACTTCAGTCGCGCACCCATTCCCTATGCGCGCGACGCTTTTGCCGCGGGTACGCAACTGCCTGCCGATTTGCCGGCATATCGCCATATCGGGCTGTACGCTTACCGGGTAGGGTTTCTCAAGCAATACGCCAACTTGAGCCCGGCGCCCATCGAGCGCTTCGAATCGCTGGAGCAGCTGCGCGTGCTCTGGCATGGTTTCAAAATCAGCGTCAGCATCAGCCCCCACCCTGCGGCACCCGGCGTCGATACGGCGGAAGATCTGGCACAGGTACGGGAATTATTTTTAGCATCATCATTATCAAAAGAAGGTTAACCAGAAATGCGAGTCATACTCCTCGGCGGCCCCGGCGCGGGCAAAGGCACACAAGCCAATTACATCAAACAGCATTACAACATCCCGCAAATCTCGACAGGTGACATGCTGCGTGCAGCGATTGCAGCCGGCACGGAACTGGGCAAGGCAGCCAAAGCCGTGATGGATGCCGGTCAGCTGGTATCCGACGATATCATCATCGGTCTGGTCAAGGATCGCATCGCCCAGCCCGACTGCGCCAACGGTTTTCTGTTCGACGGCTTTCCACGTACCATTCCGCAGGCTGAAGCGATGAAAGCAGCGGGCGTGCCTATTGATTATGTCGTCGAGATCGATGTGCCCGACAGCGAAATCATCCAGCGCATGTCCGGCCGCCGTGTGCATATGGCATCGGGCCGCACCTACCATACCGTATTCAATCCGCCGAAAGTGTCCGGTATCGACGACATCACCGGCGAAGCGCTGATCCAGCGCGATGACGATCATGAGGACACAGTCAAAAAACGCCTGGATGTATATCACGCCCAGACCGAACCGCTGGTACAGTATTATTCGAGCTGGGCCGCAACCGGCGCGAAACAGGCGCCCAAGTATGTGAAGGTTCACGGCATCGGCAATGTCGAAGCCATCCGCGATGCCATCTTTGCAGCATTGGGCTGATACGCCTCCTAAACGCCGAGTTTGTCAGAAAATCATTGTCGTCAGATCGCCCTCCGTCCTTTCTGACGGCAGCAGCCACATTTAGTCAATCCTATGAATATCAATCCAGCCGACACCCTCTCACCTGCCACCCTGACGATTGAATCCCTCAATCATGAAGGACGCGGGGTTGCTCACCGGGAGGACGGCAAAACCATATTCGTCGATGGCGCCATTACCGGCGAAGTCGTGCAATATTCGGTTTACCGGAAAAAAGACAGCTACGAAATGGCGCAAGTCACCAAACTTGTGCGCGAAAGCGCCATGCGGGTCAAACCACATTGCCCTCATTTCGGCGTATGCGGCGGCTGCAGTTTGCAGCATATCGAGCCCGGTGCGCAGATTGCCGCCAAACAGCGCGTGCTGGAAGACAATCTCGCCCATATCGGCAAGGTCAAGGCCGCCAGCATGCTCTCGCCTATCCATGGCCCAGCCTGGGGCTATCGTACTCGTGCGCGTCTGTCGGTGCGCTTGGTAGAAAAAAAGGGCGGCGTTCTGGTAGGTTTCCACGAACGCCGGAACAGTTTTATCGCGGATATGACTTCCTGCGCGATTCTGCCCCCGCGCATCTCGGCGCTGATTCCGCTGCTGCGCGAATTCATCATGAAGCTCACCATTCGTGCGCAATTGCCGCAAATCGAAGTCGTGGCCACCGATGCTGTCGATGCGCTGGTGATACGTCACATGGTTGCAATCCCTGCCGAAGACGAAGCGCTGTTGCGTGAATTTGCGGATGCCCATCCCCACATCCAGTGGTGGACACAATCCAAGGGCCCCGACACCATCAAACCGCTCTATCCGCTGGATGCGCCCGAGCTGGCCTACACGCTGCCCGAGTTCAATCTGGTGATGCCGTTCCGTCCCAGTGAATTTACCCAGGTCAATACCGACGTCAATCCCATCCTCATGCGCCGCGCGATGCAGCTGCTGGATCCACAACCGACTGATCGCATCGCCGACATGTTCTGCGGGCTGGGCAATTTCACGCTGCCC from Sulfuriferula sp. AH1 harbors:
- the crcB gene encoding fluoride efflux transporter CrcB, which codes for MGISAFIAIGIGAALGAWLRWGLGLWLNPVFPTLPMGTLAANLLGGYLIGLAIAFFAQQPGLSPEWRLLIITGFMGGLTTFSTFSAEVFTLLSRQQLGWGALSVSLHLAGSVAMTALGVWTYKMLRG
- a CDS encoding pseudouridine synthase; the protein is MPASPIRRSRKPAATLAEPKFSKDIKAPLGERRQKAEAPRRHAAEAPAAAPEANETHAGAQKLQKMLAAAGLGSRREMETWITAGRVSVNGITAALGERVSPGDRVLVDKRPVKLGFDVELPRVLIYHKQEGEIVSRDDPKARKTVFDALPRVRNGKWVAIGRLDFNTEGLLIFTTSGELANRLMHPSFEVEREYTVRIMGELSQEQMKSMTAGIELEDGMAYFERIAEMGGEGSNRWYQVIIKEGRNREVRRMFEKMGMMVSRLIRVRFGMVNLPPRVKRGQMLELESSQVAAILKWVGLPVPEQLPQNRPQDKKR
- the scpB gene encoding SMC-Scp complex subunit ScpB — encoded protein: MPIKHIAELKVVLETLLFASTEPLTLEQMRGAFDEELGADMLRRALAELRDEWQNRGLELVTIADGWRFQTRREYQCYLQRINPEKPPRYSRAVMETLAIIAYKQPVTRGDIEEIRGVAVNTQIIKTLEQRDWIKTVGHREVPGRPALYVTTTQLLSDLNLRALDELPPLVELGNLVAPNPHTAQLDLTEES
- a CDS encoding ScpA family protein, translated to MTPDVIETQAVLALVNGEPLTELPQDLYIPPEALAVYLGAFEGPLDLLLYLIRRHSLDVLDIPMARLTAQYMEYVTMMRKQQLELAAEYLLMAALLIEIKSRMLLPRPVLADENDEGTDPRAELVRRLLEYEQMKLAAELLDELPRVDRDFFAVSVWQEQAERLLPQISTEDLREAWLGLLARAGTRRNHTVGRQELSVREAMGQILNALQGDLFMEFTTLFEVELGVSHLVVKFLAMLELARERRVEITQNQNFAPIYVRLAHAD
- a CDS encoding DUF484 family protein; protein product: MQTEPLREQLDTLLTEARKNEKKLLRFGQLEQRLMETRGLSQLVNIVLHDFPRDFELDEVRLWLLDESGEWARVLGDTHLPAFCEKGLVLAAHKSQLRGFYHPPLRPRLGIYQADFHGELFGSDRLASVALLPLVRQGNLMGGLHLASRDGNRFRATNGTYFLERLTAFLVMCLENSLYFDKLERFGLTDALTQVNNRRYFDARLKEAVSHAVRHKQPLAAMMFDLDHFKRINDRWGHPVGDMVLQQAAQVIQSVLRGSDSFARYGGEEFVALLPGADHEIASEIAHRILRAIGSHVFCENLDEPLSLTISIGVAGAAIEDDGSDETGIGRQLIHDADVALYHAKAQGRNCVVVQP
- the dapA gene encoding 4-hydroxy-tetrahydrodipicolinate synthase: MLTGSLVAIVTPMFEDGSLDLASLRALVDWHIAQKTDGIVVVGTTGESPTVNPEEHCSLIRTVVEHTAGRVPVIAGTGANSTSEAIELTRCALSAGADYGLSVAPYYNKPGQEGLYRHFKAIAEAVELPLMLYNVPGRTASDISNDTALRLAQIPNIVGIKDATGNMERATDLIMRAPNDFALYTGDDASALAFMLLGGHGVISVTANIAPLSMHEMCVAAFNGEIQRGREINHTLFGLHRKLFVEANPIPVKWALAEMGRIKSGIRLPLTELSAEHHDILRAALRQAHAI
- the bamC gene encoding outer membrane protein assembly factor BamC; this encodes MKRTPLSIALICAGVIVSLGGCSSLDILETKKIDYKSAGKIPTLEVPPDLTTPTTDNRYQVPDLNPGGSATYSAYNAERGDKASAGSDVLPTQNKVRLERAGSERWLVVDESPDKVWPILKEFWQENGFILNEDQPATGIMETEWAENRAKIPQDFIRKTIGKVLDGLYSTGERDKFRTRIERNPKNPNETEIYISHRGMVEVYDGSDSKHTVWQPRPADPSLEAEMLSRLMVRLGVEKARADAMLAEKSQGDRAQISKSSDGNMMLTDNESFDRAWRRVGLALDRVGFTVVDRDRAKGVYYVRYVDPEQDNQTGKNKGFFSKLAFWKSSSKTNTEQYQVELSENPSATGTAVRVLSAKGEPAQPETANKIIKLLLEQLK
- a CDS encoding MBL fold metallo-hydrolase is translated as MRFASLGSGSEGNALVVEVKHTRIMLDCGFGLRETASRLAGKALQPDDIDAIVITHEHGDHIGGAARFARKYKVPLWMTHGTFSVFRRQCEQLPEVQLFDSHQNFSIGDIALTPFPVPHDAREPAQFVFSDGVHRLGVLTDAGASTAHIETMLSGCDALVLECNHDSELLKNSSYPPGLKKRIAGLFGHLDNQAAAALLAKLDTSRLQHLIAAHLSKHNNTPALALGGLAGVLRCTPDWLDYAKQEDGFCWRQLT
- a CDS encoding MotA/TolQ/ExbB proton channel family protein, with product MLAIIEAAGWPIWPLVLASVLSVAIIIERFISLRATEVTPKGLLEKTVQAYRQQGANGDMLNQLAQSSPLGRIFAAGLRNAKNSREIMKESIEEAGRGAVHELERFLPALGTIASVAPLLGLLGTVIGMVEIFGAQTPSGGNPAVLAHGISVALYNTAFGLIVAIPSLIFYRFFRTRVDSLVVEMEQEAVKLVEIVHGERQ
- a CDS encoding biopolymer transporter ExbD, whose product is MNFQHRHTQEEPEINLIPMIDVLLVVLIFLMVTTTYAKFSELQINLPQATGDVSKEKPSQITVSVDAVGNYEVNNAAVTFSTVSNLAQVLKQAAKGSPDTVIIINADAKATHQSVINVMEAGREAGLTRITFATQKGN